The Corynebacterium halotolerans YIM 70093 = DSM 44683 region CAGGGACTCATTGTCGGAGGGGTGGTAGAGCCCGGCGACGACGTCGCGGTAGAGCCGCTGCAGTTCGCTGCGGCGGAAGTACTGCGAGCCACCGGTGGTGCGCACGGCCAGCTCCACGGCCTCCTTGGCGGCCTCGGTGGCCCGGCCCTTCACGCCCGAGAAGTGCAGGAACCACTTCCCGCCGTACTGCGGTTCCTCCCCGGTACCGACCAGGTCGACATCGCCCGTCAGCTTCTCCAGCTGCAGGACGACGCCGTCCATGAGGATCCCGGCCGAGGCGATCTGCCAGCGGATGTCGGGATCGTGGGCGTAGGGGGCGTTTTTGACGTGGGAGCGACGCTTGCCGACGATCTCGACGGCCAGGTTGACCGCCCGCTCACCGATGCCCGTGTACACGGCGGCCAGCAGCAGCTCGAAGGCGCCGAAAATGCCCCACACCAGCGGGTCGGGGTTGGGGCCGAGCGGGGTGTGGGTGCCCACCCGCTCCGGGCGCATGACCACCTCGTGCAGTTTGGTCGTGCAGGACTGGGAGGCGCGCATGCCCAGGGTGTCCCAGTCGTTGATGATCTCGATGCCGTCGGCGTCGCGGTCGAGGAAACCGAAGACCAGCTGGTCCTCGTGCCGGGCGTGGACCACCAGCCGGGTCCACACGGGGGACAGCGAGGTGAAGATCTTCGTGCCGCTGATGGTGTACCCGCCGTCCCCCGAAGGAGTGGCGGTGGACACGGAGTCGAAGAGGACGGCGTCGTTGCCCGCCTCGGAAATCCCGAAGGCGAAGATCTCGCCCTTGACCGCGTCCTCGAAGACCCAGTCCAGGCGGTGGTCGCCCCGCCGCCACAGCG contains the following coding sequences:
- a CDS encoding acyl-CoA dehydrogenase family protein; this encodes MTTIEELLPDDLLETLRGRAAGYDEDNRFFTEDLEDLKAARYLTMLVPEEFGGHGLTLRQASQAQRRLAQAAPATALGINMHHVIMGMAYTLWRRGDHRLDWVFEDAVKGEIFAFGISEAGNDAVLFDSVSTATPSGDGGYTISGTKIFTSLSPVWTRLVVHARHEDQLVFGFLDRDADGIEIINDWDTLGMRASQSCTTKLHEVVMRPERVGTHTPLGPNPDPLVWGIFGAFELLLAAVYTGIGERAVNLAVEIVGKRRSHVKNAPYAHDPDIRWQIASAGILMDGVVLQLEKLTGDVDLVGTGEEPQYGGKWFLHFSGVKGRATEAAKEAVELAVRTTGGSQYFRRSELQRLYRDVVAGLYHPSDNESLHASYAKALLGPVRE